The following are from one region of the Thermoproteus uzoniensis 768-20 genome:
- the uppS gene encoding polyprenyl diphosphate synthase codes for MSAELPRHIAVIPDGNRRYARKYGLSLVEAYRHGVEKVRKFATWVLEYRDIRHMTFFALSTENLQRSRAELEVLFRIFKNEIRRTQEDPIIHENKVRVRFIGDRSLLPQDLVKEMERLEDITSSYSDYDLTLALGYGGRAEIVRCIKRIISGEVRLEAVDENSLFRCLDTSYLKHPEPDVLIRTGGEKRLSNFLLYQTAYSELFFLDKYWPEIEREDLRAVLEEYATRQRRFGR; via the coding sequence ATGTCTGCTGAGTTGCCCAGACATATAGCGGTGATACCTGACGGGAATAGGAGATATGCCAGGAAGTACGGCCTATCGCTCGTAGAGGCCTATAGACACGGCGTCGAGAAGGTCCGCAAATTCGCGACGTGGGTTCTCGAGTATAGGGATATACGGCACATGACGTTCTTCGCGCTATCTACAGAGAACCTGCAGAGGAGCAGGGCGGAGCTGGAGGTTCTGTTCAGGATCTTCAAGAACGAGATAAGGAGAACTCAGGAGGATCCCATAATACACGAGAACAAGGTCAGAGTGCGGTTCATCGGCGACCGCTCGTTGTTGCCCCAAGACCTTGTCAAGGAGATGGAGAGGCTGGAGGACATCACGTCGTCCTACAGCGACTACGACTTAACGCTGGCGTTAGGCTACGGCGGGAGGGCCGAGATAGTTAGATGTATCAAGAGGATAATAAGCGGGGAGGTAAGGCTTGAGGCTGTCGACGAGAATTCCCTGTTCCGATGCCTCGACACATCATATCTCAAACACCCCGAGCCCGACGTGTTGATAAGGACGGGCGGCGAGAAGCGCCTGAGCAACTTCCTGCTGTATCAGACGGCGTACAGCGAGTTGTTTTTCCTCGACAAATACTGGCCCGAGATCGAGAGGGAGGATCTCCGGGCGGTCCTGGAGGAATACGCGACGCGGCAGAGGAGGTTCGGCAGATAG
- the metG gene encoding methionine--tRNA ligase subunit beta, protein MSLISIDDFKKIELKVGKVLEAQRIEGSKKLIRLVVDLGSEKRQIVAGLAEHYAPEALVGKYVIVVANLQPRRLMGYESQGMLLATCDKPTLLTLLEPSDEHVGEHVC, encoded by the coding sequence GTGAGCCTTATCAGCATAGACGACTTTAAGAAGATAGAGCTAAAGGTCGGCAAGGTTCTCGAGGCCCAGAGGATTGAAGGCTCAAAGAAGCTCATAAGGCTCGTAGTGGATCTAGGGTCCGAGAAAAGGCAGATTGTGGCCGGCCTAGCCGAGCACTACGCGCCGGAGGCGTTGGTGGGGAAGTACGTAATCGTTGTGGCGAACCTCCAGCCGAGGAGGTTGATGGGCTATGAGAGCCAGGGCATGTTGCTAGCCACCTGCGACAAGCCAACCCTGCTTACCTTATTGGAGCCATCAGACGAACATGTAGGGGAACATGTCTGCTGA